One Gemmatimonadota bacterium genomic region harbors:
- a CDS encoding glycoside hydrolase family 127 protein — translation MDTARRDFLRTSASTTAALAVGVLSPEAATAGTRDVDSTAAPATTAPREVEKRLTRAHPIPLDRVKLTGGPLKRTQDVTAEYLLALDPDRMLAFYRQQAGLPPKAEGYTGWDGGGRNLTGHIAGHHLSGVSLMYRATGDARFKQRADYLVRELDVVQRKNGDGYVGALEGLREAFARVSRGEIKSGGFDLNGLWSPWYTLHKTYAGLRDAYRHAGSALALRVEIGFAAWAEGVIAPLTDAQVQQMLLTEFGGMSEVFADLYADTGDARWLRLSNRFEHHAITQPLKRHQDNLSGKHGNCQIPKLIGSASRYAYTGEMEDIVAASFFWDRVVRHHSYASGGHGLNEYWGPPDVLAPRVDGRAAETCNVYNMLKLTRRLFSLRPDAAYADFHERALFNHILASIDPTDGRTSYMVPVGRSEQQEYQDMQRDFTCCVGSGMESHALHGDGVWYESSDTVWLNLFVPSVARTTVGRAVLALETNFPDGDAATIRVTIPAPRTFTLKVRRPHWAGDDFQVQLNGTVLAQPALATLSDPVAGGRAGGPGNEATAPVSTYVTITRTWRTGDTVTLRVPKALHLEPTPDDPSVTAILWGPLALAGDMGPRITRTDENAQTTPRLPAPVLVAATREVSDLVVSTETPGNFLVRGIARRSDDDAPAPDVSLTPFYRTHRRRYALYFDLQTPDQYRDSLAAQRAAREASSRLDAMTVGTVIVGNPESERAANYRSEPADRAIARNEGRTQRNGPGWFSYDLPVARDAAMSLDVTMFVEPGLPAPLGPFEILVDGTSVGPYVPNHAASGFHRVTYDIPVGLTQGKGTVTVRFQANASGRIAPVYEIRSVKR, via the coding sequence ATGGATACCGCCCGTCGCGACTTTCTCAGGACCTCCGCGTCCACCACCGCCGCCCTCGCCGTGGGTGTCCTCTCGCCGGAGGCAGCGACGGCGGGCACGCGGGACGTGGATTCAACCGCAGCGCCTGCTACAACGGCCCCGCGAGAAGTTGAGAAGCGACTGACGAGGGCGCACCCCATCCCGCTCGATCGGGTCAAGCTCACCGGCGGGCCACTCAAGCGCACGCAGGATGTCACCGCGGAGTACCTCCTGGCCCTGGACCCGGACCGGATGCTCGCCTTCTACCGGCAGCAGGCGGGACTGCCGCCAAAAGCTGAAGGGTACACGGGCTGGGACGGCGGTGGACGCAACCTCACGGGCCACATCGCCGGCCATCACCTGTCCGGGGTGTCGCTCATGTACCGCGCGACCGGCGACGCGCGGTTCAAGCAGCGCGCTGACTACCTCGTGAGGGAACTGGATGTCGTCCAGCGCAAGAACGGCGACGGATATGTCGGCGCACTCGAGGGGCTGCGCGAGGCATTTGCCAGGGTCTCACGCGGCGAGATCAAGTCCGGGGGGTTTGACCTCAACGGTCTCTGGTCCCCGTGGTACACGCTCCACAAGACCTATGCCGGGCTGCGGGACGCGTACCGCCATGCCGGGAGTGCGCTGGCGCTGCGCGTCGAGATCGGCTTCGCCGCGTGGGCGGAGGGGGTGATCGCCCCGCTCACCGACGCCCAGGTCCAGCAGATGCTCCTCACGGAGTTCGGCGGGATGAGCGAGGTGTTTGCGGACCTCTACGCAGACACGGGCGACGCGCGCTGGCTGCGTCTCTCCAACCGCTTTGAACATCACGCGATCACGCAGCCCCTCAAGCGGCACCAGGACAACCTCTCGGGCAAGCACGGCAACTGCCAGATTCCCAAGCTCATCGGGTCGGCGTCGCGGTACGCCTATACCGGGGAGATGGAGGATATCGTGGCGGCGTCGTTCTTCTGGGATCGCGTCGTGCGGCACCACAGCTATGCCAGCGGCGGGCATGGCCTGAATGAATACTGGGGTCCACCGGATGTGCTGGCCCCCCGGGTCGATGGACGCGCGGCGGAGACGTGCAACGTGTACAACATGCTCAAGCTGACGCGTCGGCTCTTCTCCCTGCGCCCGGATGCGGCGTACGCGGACTTTCATGAGCGCGCCCTGTTCAACCACATCCTGGCGTCGATCGATCCCACTGATGGGCGCACCTCGTACATGGTGCCCGTGGGCCGGAGCGAGCAGCAGGAGTACCAGGATATGCAGCGCGACTTCACCTGTTGCGTGGGCTCTGGCATGGAGAGCCACGCGCTGCATGGCGACGGCGTGTGGTACGAGTCCAGCGACACTGTCTGGCTCAACCTATTTGTCCCGTCCGTCGCCCGGACCACGGTGGGCAGGGCCGTCCTGGCCCTCGAGACCAACTTCCCGGATGGCGATGCTGCCACGATCCGCGTCACGATCCCGGCGCCGCGCACCTTTACGCTCAAGGTGCGGCGCCCACATTGGGCCGGCGACGACTTCCAGGTCCAGCTGAACGGGACGGTGCTCGCGCAGCCGGCCCTCGCCACCCTCAGCGACCCCGTGGCGGGGGGCCGCGCCGGCGGGCCCGGCAATGAAGCCACCGCCCCGGTGAGCACCTACGTCACGATCACGCGCACCTGGCGGACGGGAGATACGGTCACCCTCCGGGTGCCCAAGGCGCTTCACCTGGAGCCCACGCCGGACGATCCGAGCGTCACGGCGATCCTCTGGGGCCCGCTGGCCCTCGCGGGTGACATGGGACCGCGCATCACTCGCACCGACGAGAACGCACAGACAACACCGCGCCTGCCTGCGCCGGTCCTGGTGGCCGCGACGCGCGAGGTAAGCGACCTGGTCGTGTCCACGGAAACGCCCGGCAACTTCCTCGTCCGTGGGATCGCCCGTCGCTCGGATGACGACGCCCCGGCACCGGACGTGTCGCTCACCCCGTTCTATCGCACCCACCGCCGTCGGTACGCGCTGTACTTCGACCTCCAGACGCCCGACCAGTACCGGGATTCCCTCGCCGCCCAGCGTGCCGCCCGCGAGGCCTCGTCCCGGCTCGATGCGATGACGGTCGGCACCGTGATCGTCGGCAATCCGGAATCGGAACGGGCCGCGAACTATCGCAGCGAGCCGGCTGACCGCGCGATCGCCCGGAACGAGGGGCGCACCCAGCGGAACGGCCCGGGGTGGTTCTCGTACGACCTGCCAGTTGCCCGCGATGCGGCGATGTCACTCGACGTCACGATGTTTGTGGAGCCGGGCCTCCCCGCCCCGCTTGGTCCGTTCGAGATCCTCGTGGACGGCACCAGCGTGGGGCCGTATGTGCCGAACCACGCGGCCTCGGGGTTTCACCGCGTCACCTATGACATCCCGGTGGGCCTGACGCAGGGCAAGGGCACCGTGACCGTACGCTTCCAGGCGAACGCAAGCGGGCGCATCGCGCCGGTGTACGAGATCCGGAGCGTGAAGCGTTAG
- a CDS encoding proline iminopeptidase-family hydrolase: MVLACSTRERGPATPATEGQGFVAVPGGRVWYEMKGGGSGTPIILLHGGPGVPSDYLRPLLALADDRPVYIYDQLGTGRSDHPADTALWHTERFGRELQALRDSLGLGEVYLYGHSWGTMLAASYMEGKPGGVRGVIFASPCLSAARWTHDADSLVRLLPDTIQRAVAQANASGDYQAPAYQQAVAAYSAQYLNRTPMDSALGAVLSQTNMSIYMQMWGPSEFKATGNLKSFDATPRLGEITVPTLFTAGEFDEATPNTTRYYASLVKGSEFMLIPGAGHMTTIDNPAETVRQVRDWLRKVDVR, encoded by the coding sequence ATGGTGCTCGCCTGCTCGACACGTGAACGTGGGCCGGCGACGCCCGCCACTGAAGGCCAGGGCTTCGTCGCCGTCCCCGGCGGACGCGTCTGGTACGAGATGAAGGGCGGCGGCAGCGGGACGCCAATCATCCTCCTGCACGGCGGCCCCGGCGTGCCGAGCGACTACCTGCGCCCCTTGTTGGCCCTTGCCGATGATCGCCCCGTCTACATCTACGACCAGCTGGGCACGGGACGTTCGGACCATCCGGCCGACACGGCCCTCTGGCACACCGAGCGTTTCGGGCGCGAGCTGCAGGCGCTGCGCGACTCGTTAGGCCTGGGCGAGGTCTACCTCTATGGACATTCCTGGGGCACCATGCTCGCCGCGTCGTACATGGAGGGAAAGCCGGGTGGCGTGCGCGGGGTGATCTTCGCCAGCCCCTGCCTGAGCGCGGCGCGATGGACCCACGATGCCGATTCGCTCGTGCGCCTCCTCCCCGACACCATCCAGCGGGCCGTGGCCCAGGCAAACGCGTCGGGCGACTACCAGGCCCCCGCCTACCAGCAGGCGGTGGCCGCGTACAGTGCGCAGTACCTGAACCGCACGCCGATGGACTCCGCGCTCGGCGCCGTGCTCAGCCAGACCAACATGAGCATCTACATGCAGATGTGGGGGCCCAGTGAGTTCAAGGCGACGGGCAACCTCAAGTCGTTCGATGCCACGCCGCGCCTGGGTGAGATCACGGTGCCCACCCTGTTCACCGCCGGGGAGTTCGACGAGGCCACGCCGAACACCACGCGATACTATGCGAGCCTGGTGAAGGGCTCGGAGTTCATGCTGATCCCCGGCGCCGGGCACATGACCACGATCGACAATCCGGCCGAGACCGTCCGCCAGGTGCGCGACTGGTTGCGGAAGGTGGACGTGCGCTAG
- a CDS encoding cytochrome P450, protein MTTASSLPRWRPAYPGQLLVRLLRDPLAHLTDVARAGDVVHIRTRGREVTYLVSHPELIRDVLVTNQRNFKKGRALERAKLLLGDGLLTAEGDVHRRQRRMIQPEFHRQHINRYGESMVALTARRISRWADGQQLDMHTEMSALTLAIAGSTLFGSEVEHESDDIATALDETFTTFMRTFFLPFGDTLLRLPLPSSRRFWRSTERLLASVDRLIAERRANPGDQADLLSLLLRVRDTEGDGSGMTDQQVKDEALTFFLAGHETTANALAWSWYLLAQHPEVADAVAAEAAALGTRPLTADDVPALPYTRMVFAESMRLYPPAWAVARRSLGPCEIGGFPIPADALVVLSQWVVHRDPRWWPDPHRFDPERWRSPDPERPKFAYFPFGGGARMCIGEHFAWMEGVLVLATIARDWRMSLPPGAHVRTQATITLRPRGGIPLRLHRRGIPAAR, encoded by the coding sequence ATGACCACCGCATCGTCGCTACCACGCTGGCGCCCGGCGTATCCGGGCCAGCTGCTCGTGCGCTTGCTGCGCGATCCACTCGCGCACCTGACGGACGTCGCACGCGCGGGAGATGTGGTGCACATCAGGACCCGCGGACGCGAGGTGACCTACCTCGTCAGCCACCCGGAACTCATCCGCGACGTCCTCGTCACCAACCAGCGGAACTTCAAGAAGGGACGTGCCCTCGAGCGCGCGAAACTCCTCCTCGGCGACGGCCTGCTCACCGCCGAAGGCGACGTGCACCGCCGGCAACGGCGCATGATCCAGCCGGAGTTCCACCGGCAGCACATTAACCGGTACGGCGAGTCGATGGTCGCACTAACCGCACGTCGCATCAGTCGTTGGGCGGATGGCCAGCAGCTCGACATGCACACCGAGATGTCCGCCCTCACCCTGGCCATCGCCGGGAGCACGCTGTTCGGTTCCGAGGTCGAGCACGAGTCCGATGACATTGCCACCGCGCTCGACGAGACATTCACGACGTTCATGCGAACGTTCTTCCTCCCGTTCGGCGACACGCTGTTGCGCCTTCCGCTCCCCAGCTCGCGACGTTTCTGGCGGAGCACCGAGCGCCTGCTGGCCTCGGTCGACCGCCTCATTGCCGAACGGCGGGCCAACCCGGGAGACCAGGCCGACCTCCTCTCGCTGCTGCTGCGCGTCCGGGACACCGAGGGCGACGGGTCGGGGATGACGGACCAGCAGGTGAAGGATGAGGCCCTCACCTTCTTCCTCGCCGGGCACGAAACCACGGCCAACGCCCTCGCCTGGAGCTGGTACCTGCTGGCGCAACACCCCGAGGTGGCGGACGCCGTGGCCGCCGAGGCGGCCGCGTTAGGGACGAGGCCGCTCACCGCCGACGATGTCCCGGCCCTGCCCTACACGCGGATGGTATTCGCCGAGTCGATGCGGCTGTATCCGCCGGCGTGGGCCGTCGCCCGCCGGTCGCTGGGGCCGTGCGAGATCGGCGGCTTCCCGATCCCGGCGGACGCGCTGGTGGTGCTGTCCCAGTGGGTGGTGCACCGCGATCCGCGCTGGTGGCCGGACCCGCACCGGTTCGACCCGGAGCGCTGGCGCTCCCCCGATCCCGAGCGGCCGAAGTTTGCCTACTTCCCGTTCGGCGGCGGGGCCCGCATGTGCATCGGGGAACACTTCGCCTGGATGGAGGGCGTCCTCGTCCTCGCGACGATCGCCCGGGACTGGCGCATGAGCCTGCCCCCCGGCGCCCACGTCCGGACGCAGGCGACCATCACCCTGCGCCCGCGCGGCGGGATCCCGCTCCGCCTGCACCGTCGGGGGATCCCGGCCGCTCGTTAG
- a CDS encoding dienelactone hydrolase family protein: MRRSSIRALLFLSLALVAVPVVTQAQRRRARDGDLRAIQVNGRERSYVVRAPRDRSGPFPVVIVLHGGGGNATNAEMMSGFTRLVEREGLVAVYPNGSGRLGERLLTWNARHCCGYAMDQRVDDVAFIDAMLDALARELPVDLQRVYITGMSNGAMMTHRLAAELRHRPAAIAPVVGAVFGDEPSPASPVSAIIFNGLLDTSVPPAGGLGDGVGRRSWDGTPPKPNVAQGDYWARAARCAPTPAKAEESRVIHWNWSCPDVLAVELHQIKDNGHAWPGGRAGRERANAPSDAIDATAVMWEFFRTKRTRP, translated from the coding sequence ATGAGACGCTCATCCATCCGCGCCCTGCTGTTCCTGTCGCTCGCCCTCGTTGCCGTCCCAGTCGTAACGCAGGCCCAGCGCCGCCGCGCGCGCGACGGGGATCTGCGTGCCATCCAGGTCAACGGTCGCGAGCGCAGCTACGTGGTGCGCGCGCCGCGCGATCGCTCCGGCCCGTTCCCGGTGGTCATCGTGCTTCACGGGGGCGGCGGCAACGCCACCAACGCCGAGATGATGAGCGGCTTCACGCGCCTCGTGGAACGCGAAGGGTTGGTCGCCGTGTACCCTAACGGGTCAGGCCGTCTCGGCGAACGGTTGCTGACCTGGAATGCCCGGCACTGCTGTGGATACGCCATGGACCAGCGCGTGGACGACGTCGCGTTCATCGATGCGATGCTGGACGCGCTGGCGCGTGAGCTCCCGGTGGACCTCCAGCGGGTCTACATCACCGGGATGTCCAACGGCGCGATGATGACCCACCGCCTCGCCGCCGAGTTGCGACACCGCCCCGCGGCGATCGCACCGGTGGTCGGTGCGGTCTTCGGGGACGAACCCTCGCCAGCCTCTCCGGTCTCGGCGATCATCTTCAACGGCCTGCTGGACACCAGCGTTCCCCCAGCCGGGGGTCTGGGGGATGGGGTTGGGCGACGGTCCTGGGACGGGACGCCTCCGAAGCCTAACGTTGCCCAGGGTGACTACTGGGCCCGCGCCGCGCGCTGCGCGCCCACTCCTGCGAAAGCCGAGGAGTCACGCGTGATTCACTGGAACTGGAGCTGCCCCGATGTCCTTGCGGTCGAGTTGCACCAGATCAAGGACAACGGCCATGCGTGGCCCGGAGGACGTGCGGGGCGTGAGCGCGCCAACGCGCCCAGCGATGCCATCGACGCGACCGCGGTGATGTGGGAGTTCTTCCGGACAAAACGGACCAGACCGTAG
- a CDS encoding ATP-binding cassette domain-containing protein, with product MALLGLKDLTLAFGGPPLLDQATFSIEPGERVCLLGRNGAGKSTVMKLLDGSITPDRGEVVRQTGVTVARLEQEVPAGVLGSTFDVVAAGLGDLGQLLARYHQASHRVAAEGSDASLRELDRLHQALDAASAWQLHVRVETVLDHLGLDADAPFDVSSGGRKRQTLLARALVQQPDVLLLDEPTNHLDADTIEWMEQLLIDRGTTLLFVTHDRTFLRRVATRIVELDRGRLRDWGGDYDTYLERKADALNAEDKEWAEFDKKLAREEVWIRTGIRARRTRNEGRVRALEALRVERQGRRDRVGTARLQAQEADRSGRLVVEAQGVSFARGERAIVRDLNTTIMRGDRVGLIGPNGSGKTTLIRLLLGELAPDRGTVKLGTGLEVAYFDQLREQLDPARTVFDSIADGADFIEQGGSRKHVHGYLQDFLFPPQRAGTPVGTLSGGERNRLLLARLFTRSFNLLVLDEPTNDLDIETLDLLEELLVEFTGTLIVVSHDRAFLDNVVTSTLVLEGKGVVGEYAGGYADWARVRQARIAETAKPVAAQPKVAVPAPAKRRKLSFKETAELAALPDQIEALEREREGLYASLSDPAVARDVAALTRTTAQLASVDAALAAHLSRWEALETIATEIG from the coding sequence ATGGCCCTGCTCGGCCTGAAAGACCTGACCCTCGCCTTCGGGGGGCCTCCACTCCTCGATCAGGCCACCTTCTCCATCGAACCGGGAGAACGCGTCTGCCTGCTGGGGCGCAATGGGGCGGGCAAGAGCACGGTCATGAAGCTGCTGGACGGATCCATCACGCCGGATCGCGGCGAGGTGGTCCGCCAGACCGGCGTCACCGTCGCGCGATTGGAGCAGGAAGTCCCAGCTGGCGTGTTGGGCTCGACGTTCGACGTCGTCGCCGCGGGACTCGGCGACCTCGGTCAACTGCTGGCCCGGTATCACCAGGCCAGCCATCGCGTCGCGGCGGAGGGGAGTGACGCGTCGCTGCGCGAGCTGGACCGGCTGCACCAAGCGCTTGATGCCGCCAGTGCCTGGCAGCTGCACGTGCGTGTGGAGACCGTCCTCGATCACCTCGGCCTCGATGCGGACGCACCGTTCGACGTGTCCTCCGGCGGTCGCAAGCGCCAGACGCTCCTGGCCCGCGCCCTGGTGCAGCAACCCGACGTCCTCCTGCTCGACGAGCCGACCAACCACCTCGATGCCGACACGATCGAGTGGATGGAGCAGCTCCTGATCGATCGCGGGACGACCCTGCTCTTCGTCACCCACGACCGGACCTTCCTGCGCCGCGTGGCCACACGCATCGTCGAGTTGGACCGTGGACGGTTGCGGGACTGGGGTGGCGACTACGACACCTACCTGGAGCGCAAGGCCGACGCACTGAACGCCGAGGACAAGGAATGGGCGGAGTTCGACAAGAAACTCGCGAGAGAGGAAGTCTGGATCCGGACCGGCATCCGCGCGCGTCGGACGCGGAACGAAGGACGGGTGCGTGCCCTCGAGGCCCTGCGCGTTGAACGACAGGGACGTCGCGACCGCGTGGGGACCGCGCGTTTGCAGGCGCAGGAAGCGGATCGCTCCGGCCGGTTGGTGGTCGAGGCGCAGGGGGTCAGTTTTGCGCGCGGAGAACGCGCCATCGTCCGTGACCTCAACACCACGATCATGCGCGGTGATCGCGTCGGCCTGATCGGCCCCAACGGGTCGGGCAAGACCACGCTCATCCGCCTGCTGCTCGGCGAACTTGCCCCGGACCGCGGGACCGTGAAGCTGGGGACCGGGCTGGAGGTCGCGTACTTCGACCAGTTGCGCGAACAACTCGATCCCGCGCGCACGGTGTTCGATAGCATTGCGGACGGCGCCGATTTCATTGAGCAGGGCGGATCGAGAAAGCACGTCCACGGGTATTTGCAGGACTTCCTCTTCCCTCCCCAGCGCGCAGGAACCCCCGTCGGCACCCTGTCGGGTGGCGAGCGCAATCGCCTGCTGCTGGCGCGGTTGTTCACGCGGAGCTTCAACCTCCTCGTGCTCGATGAGCCGACGAATGACCTGGATATCGAGACGCTGGATCTCCTCGAGGAGCTGCTCGTCGAGTTCACGGGCACGCTGATCGTGGTCAGTCACGATCGTGCGTTTCTGGACAACGTCGTCACGTCGACGTTGGTGCTCGAAGGGAAGGGCGTTGTTGGCGAATACGCCGGCGGATACGCCGACTGGGCACGTGTGCGCCAAGCCAGGATCGCCGAGACCGCGAAGCCTGTCGCGGCGCAACCGAAGGTCGCGGTCCCTGCCCCGGCCAAACGGCGCAAGTTGTCCTTCAAGGAGACGGCGGAGCTCGCCGCGCTCCCGGACCAGATCGAGGCGCTGGAGCGCGAGCGCGAAGGACTGTACGCTTCCCTGTCTGACCCGGCGGTGGCGCGTGACGTCGCCGCACTCACGCGCACGACGGCGCAACTGGCGTCGGTGGACGCCGCCCTGGCGGCACATCTCTCGCGCTGGGAAGCCCTCGAGACGATCGCGACAGAGATCGGGTAG
- a CDS encoding amidohydrolase, which yields MRRLIALSALALAPAVPAQPRDPGAAVLASLDAKAAQYAGIAKQIWGFAEVGYQEVQSSALLQSQLRQAGFAIQAGVADEPTGFIASYGSGKPVIGIVGEFDALPGLSQDATPFKKAVIENGAGHGCGHHLFGTASTAAAIAVKEWMQANNIRGTLRFYGTPAEEGGSGKVYMVRAGLFKDVDAVVAWHPADRNQADANSTLANVSAKFRFRGVSAHAAMAPERGRSALDGVEAMTHMINLMREHVPQETRIHYVITNGGRAPNVVPDFAEVFVYARHNDMRILDGIWERIIQASKGAALGTGTTVEQETIGAVYNVLGNEYLTRVQEKNLKRVGGYTYTPEERAFAEEVRKSMTGDLLPLGSEATVIPWTTMSVDPASTDMGDVSWTVPTVQLSAATWVPGTAAHSWQAVAAGGMSIGAKGMMVAAKTMTLTTMDLFTDPQHLVKAKEEFDRRRGPGFVYKTRLDRDKPALDYRK from the coding sequence ATGCGTCGCCTTATCGCCCTCAGCGCCCTCGCACTCGCTCCCGCCGTTCCGGCCCAGCCGCGTGATCCGGGGGCTGCCGTCCTCGCGTCCCTCGATGCGAAGGCCGCGCAATACGCCGGGATCGCCAAGCAGATCTGGGGCTTCGCCGAGGTGGGGTACCAGGAGGTCCAGTCGAGCGCCTTGCTCCAGTCGCAGCTCAGGCAGGCGGGCTTCGCGATCCAGGCCGGGGTGGCCGACGAACCGACCGGCTTCATCGCCTCCTATGGAAGTGGCAAGCCCGTGATCGGGATCGTGGGTGAGTTCGACGCGCTGCCCGGCTTGTCGCAGGATGCGACGCCGTTCAAGAAGGCAGTCATTGAAAACGGAGCCGGGCACGGGTGCGGCCATCACCTGTTTGGCACGGCGTCCACGGCCGCGGCGATCGCCGTCAAGGAATGGATGCAGGCCAACAACATCCGGGGCACCCTCCGCTTTTATGGGACCCCGGCGGAGGAGGGTGGCTCAGGAAAGGTCTACATGGTCCGTGCAGGCCTCTTTAAGGACGTGGACGCCGTCGTCGCCTGGCATCCCGCCGATCGCAACCAAGCGGACGCCAACTCGACCCTCGCCAACGTCTCGGCCAAGTTCCGGTTCCGCGGGGTGTCAGCCCATGCGGCGATGGCCCCCGAGCGCGGACGCTCGGCCCTCGACGGCGTCGAGGCGATGACGCACATGATCAACCTGATGCGCGAACATGTCCCGCAGGAGACGCGCATCCACTACGTCATCACCAACGGGGGGCGCGCCCCGAACGTCGTGCCGGATTTCGCCGAGGTGTTCGTGTACGCCCGGCACAACGACATGCGCATCTTGGACGGGATCTGGGAGCGCATCATCCAGGCGTCCAAGGGCGCAGCGTTAGGCACCGGGACCACGGTCGAACAGGAGACGATCGGTGCGGTGTACAACGTGCTGGGCAACGAGTACCTGACGCGCGTGCAGGAGAAGAACCTCAAGCGCGTAGGCGGCTACACCTACACACCGGAGGAGCGGGCCTTCGCGGAGGAGGTCCGGAAGTCGATGACCGGCGACCTGCTCCCATTGGGAAGCGAGGCCACCGTGATTCCGTGGACCACGATGAGCGTGGACCCGGCCTCCACGGACATGGGCGACGTAAGCTGGACCGTGCCCACGGTGCAGCTCAGTGCGGCGACCTGGGTGCCGGGAACGGCGGCGCATTCGTGGCAGGCCGTGGCGGCTGGCGGGATGTCGATCGGCGCGAAGGGGATGATGGTCGCGGCGAAGACAATGACGCTCACGACGATGGATCTCTTCACCGATCCCCAGCACCTCGTGAAGGCGAAGGAGGAGTTCGATCGTCGTCGCGGTCCGGGGTTTGTCTACAAGACGCGGCTCGACCGGGACAAGCCGGCGCTGGACTACCGAAAGTAG
- a CDS encoding M24 family metallopeptidase, translating into MATAQDRPMRRTAPVRTPELPTLPPWSQQIAIREGWLNKRHGMLLDMMRRHDIQMWIVVNEEFHDDPVTQYIAPPRPYTGNRDFFIFVDTGGATLKRVAVTGYSEDNLKRWFESPDEPKPINIVLPELYDRFRPKRVAMNYGGRRGVTRSLTRDTYVDLVNQLGPEGQQRVVSAADLIEEYLDTRIPEEMEYYTKVVHLTEVLARRALSSEVIVPGKTKVGDVRNWLYDALGAAGVRTWFQPDLRVQRPGMGKATSRGFLAVAPESTTIQRGDVMHLDFGVTAMGFDTDWQKMAYVLKPGERDVPAGLKAAMKNTNTLQDVVMKKYSRPGALVSDVYDSTMAEMKRLGITAQVYSHPIGAQGHGLGAAIDFRSAQRPELGASGKRLRKGSYISIELNTRTPVPEWGGQELFVMMEDDAHLTDDGWVFHRPRQEAWYLIR; encoded by the coding sequence ATGGCGACGGCGCAAGACCGCCCCATGCGTCGCACGGCCCCCGTGCGCACGCCCGAGTTGCCCACCCTGCCGCCCTGGTCCCAGCAGATCGCCATCCGGGAGGGCTGGCTCAACAAGCGGCACGGCATGCTCCTCGACATGATGCGTCGCCACGACATCCAGATGTGGATCGTGGTGAATGAGGAGTTCCATGACGACCCCGTCACGCAGTACATCGCGCCACCGCGCCCGTACACCGGCAACCGGGACTTCTTCATCTTCGTCGACACCGGGGGCGCGACGCTCAAGCGCGTGGCGGTGACGGGCTACTCCGAGGACAACCTCAAGCGCTGGTTCGAGTCGCCGGACGAACCCAAGCCGATCAACATCGTGTTGCCGGAGTTGTACGATCGCTTCCGGCCGAAGCGCGTGGCGATGAACTACGGCGGACGCCGCGGGGTGACCCGATCGCTCACGCGCGACACCTACGTCGACCTGGTGAACCAGCTGGGGCCGGAGGGGCAGCAACGTGTCGTGAGTGCGGCCGACCTCATTGAGGAGTACCTCGACACGCGCATCCCGGAAGAGATGGAGTACTACACCAAGGTGGTGCACCTCACGGAGGTGCTGGCGCGCCGTGCGCTGTCCAGTGAGGTCATCGTGCCGGGCAAGACCAAGGTTGGTGACGTCCGGAACTGGCTGTACGATGCACTTGGCGCCGCCGGAGTCCGGACCTGGTTCCAGCCCGACCTGCGCGTGCAACGCCCGGGGATGGGAAAGGCCACCTCGCGGGGGTTCCTTGCCGTGGCGCCAGAAAGCACCACGATCCAGCGTGGTGACGTGATGCATCTGGACTTTGGGGTGACCGCGATGGGCTTTGACACCGACTGGCAGAAGATGGCGTACGTGCTCAAGCCCGGCGAACGCGATGTGCCGGCGGGGCTCAAGGCGGCGATGAAGAACACCAACACGCTGCAGGATGTGGTGATGAAGAAGTATTCGCGGCCGGGCGCGCTCGTGTCCGATGTGTACGACTCCACGATGGCCGAGATGAAGCGACTGGGGATCACGGCGCAGGTGTATTCGCACCCGATCGGTGCACAAGGTCACGGACTCGGCGCGGCGATCGACTTCCGCTCGGCGCAGCGCCCCGAGCTCGGCGCGTCGGGCAAGCGGCTGCGAAAGGGGTCGTATATCTCGATCGAGCTAAATACGCGGACGCCGGTGCCCGAGTGGGGCGGACAGGAACTGTTTGTGATGATGGAAGACGACGCCCACCTGACCGATGACGGGTGGGTCTTTCACCGTCCACGCCAGGAGGCGTGGTACCTGATCCGATGA